A region from the Lycium barbarum isolate Lr01 chromosome 8, ASM1917538v2, whole genome shotgun sequence genome encodes:
- the LOC132607244 gene encoding fasciclin-like arabinogalactan protein 15 — protein sequence MDSQIYGVTNLCTFSIILFFSITSATFQENPNGTTLKSTNTPTTVPQINSNSILVALLDSHYTELSELVEKALLLQTLEEAVSKHNITIFAPKNEALERDLDPEFKRFLLEPGNLKSLQNLLLFHMIPKRIVSKHWPARVHATLCNGDENKVHIAEKNGEKMISSAKIIKQDDIIKPDGIIHGIERVLIPKSVQQDFNTRRSLRSISAVLPEGAPEVDPRTHRLKKPAPVPAGAPPVLPVYDALAPGPSLAPAPAPGPGGPHHHFDGESQVKDFIHTLLHYGGYNELADILVNLTSLATEMGKLVSEGYVLTVLAPNDEAMAKLTTDQLSEPGAPEQIMYYHLIPEYQTEESMYNSVRRFGKVKYDTLRLPHKVVAEEADGSVKFGAGAEGSAYLFDPDIYTDGRISVQGIDGVLFPVEEIKVAPVAAPVAKVVAKPRRGKLMEVVCGTLGSYAFASCH from the coding sequence ATGGATTCTCAGATCTATGGCGTTACCAATCTCTGTACCTTCAGTATCATACTGTTTTTCTCCATTACAAGTGCTacatttcaagaaaacccaaatgggacaaCCTTAAAATCCACAAATACTCCAACAACAGTACCACAAATCAATTCCAACTCCATTCTTGTTGCTCTTTTGGATTCTCACTACACTGAGTTATCTGAGCTTGTTGAAAAAGCACTTTTACTTCAAACACTTGAAGAAGCTGTTTCTaaacacaacattaccatttttgCCCCTAAAAATGAAGCTCTTGAACGTGATTTAGACCCTGAATTCAAGCGTTTCTTGCTTGAACCTGGAAATCTCAAGTCCTTACAAAACCTCTTACTCTTTCACATGATACCCAAGCGCATTGTGTCCAAACACTGGCCAGCGCGTGTACACGCGACATTATGCAACGGAGACGAAAACAAAGTTCATATTGCAGAGAAGAATGGAGAGAAAATGATAAGCTCAGCAAAGATTATCAAACAAGATGATATTATCAAACCCGATGGAATTATTCACGGTATTGAACGTGTTTTGATACCCAAATCAGTTCAACAAGATTTCAACACACGGCGATCGCTCCGGTCAATCTCCGCTGTGCTGCCCGAAGGCGCACCAGAGGTTGACCCGAGAACTCACCGGTTGAAGAAACCCGCCCCCGTGCCAGCTGGCGCACCACCTGTGCTGCCAGTTTACGATGCATTGGCGCCGGGGCCATCTCTGGCCCCGGCCCCAGCACCTGGCCCGGGCGGACCCCACCATCATTTCGATGGTGAGAGTCAGGTTAAAGATTTTATTCATACGCTCTTGCACTATGGTGGTTACAATGAATTAGCTGATATTCTGGTGAATTTAACTTCATTAGCAACAGAAATGGGCAAGTTAGTGTCAGAAGGGTATGTTTTAACTGTTCTGGCGCCCAATGATGAGGCTATGGCTAAGCTGACAACTGATCAGCTTAGCGAGCCAGGGGCGCCGGAACAGATAATGTATTACCATTTGATACCGGAGTATCAAACGGAAGAAAGTATGTATAATTCAGTGAGGAGATTTGGGAAAGTTAAGTATGATACATTGAGGTTACCACATAAAGTTGTGGCTGAAGAAGCCGATGGTTCGGTTAAATTCGGGGCAGGTGCTGAAGGGTCGGCTTATTTGTTTGATCCtgatatttatactgatggaaGGATCTCTGTACAAGGGATTGATGGTGTTTTGTTCCCTGTGGAGGAAATTAAGGTTGCTCCTGTAGCTGCCCCTGTTGCTAAGGTTGTTGCAAAGCCAAGAAGAG